In Zunongwangia profunda SM-A87, the following proteins share a genomic window:
- a CDS encoding DUF2254 domain-containing protein gives MKKLFTRLLSFFNAIRSRIAFYPTVIALLGFLFTFLTLFLEEHGASGLLRKNFPSLIVNSGDTALSVLGAIITGLISMMVFSFSMVMVLLNQATNNYSPRLLPGLISDRKHQTVLGIYLATILYCIFIMVAIDPDAPPKDLPGFSVFLGILFTVICMGAFIYFIHTISQSIQISNILEYIYHESRNRLYKLLDSERNQTDSFPDTDSWHVYEAKKSGYFQNLSIANMLDLCEEIETKFHVLPIKGIFILKGTPILRSEKELDDEKLDEILANFNFARKELVADNYVLAFKQITEIIAKAMSPGINDPGTAVNAIDYLTELLALRMLKKDSSIINRNDKCLLKLNTVDFKDLLYNILVTIRTYCSHDLIIIQKIGVMFHYLLQQEQKEDYYKDIILSEAKCFFSSALEAVETKNDIETIKNYAENLKIKLKTD, from the coding sequence ATGAAAAAACTATTTACCCGGCTACTTTCTTTTTTTAATGCTATTCGCAGTCGGATCGCATTTTATCCAACCGTAATCGCTTTATTAGGGTTTCTATTTACATTTCTAACCTTATTCTTGGAAGAACATGGAGCTTCAGGTCTTTTAAGAAAAAACTTTCCGTCTCTTATTGTTAATAGCGGAGATACGGCACTAAGCGTTTTAGGAGCAATAATTACGGGACTCATCTCGATGATGGTGTTTAGCTTTTCTATGGTAATGGTATTGCTTAATCAGGCCACCAATAATTATTCTCCAAGATTACTGCCCGGCTTAATTTCAGATCGTAAACACCAAACAGTCTTAGGGATTTATCTTGCAACCATACTCTATTGTATTTTTATCATGGTTGCTATAGATCCGGACGCACCCCCAAAAGATTTACCCGGATTTTCAGTATTTTTGGGTATTCTTTTTACAGTGATCTGTATGGGAGCATTTATCTATTTTATCCATACCATTTCCCAAAGCATTCAAATAAGTAATATCCTCGAGTATATTTATCATGAATCCAGAAACAGGCTTTATAAATTATTGGACAGTGAGCGAAATCAAACGGACAGTTTCCCTGATACGGATAGCTGGCATGTCTATGAAGCAAAAAAAAGTGGGTATTTTCAAAACCTATCGATTGCGAACATGCTTGATCTTTGTGAAGAAATAGAAACCAAATTTCATGTTTTACCTATAAAAGGTATTTTTATTCTTAAAGGCACCCCAATTCTTCGGTCAGAAAAAGAACTGGATGATGAAAAATTAGATGAAATTTTAGCGAATTTCAATTTTGCACGTAAAGAACTGGTTGCCGATAATTACGTGTTGGCTTTTAAACAAATTACTGAAATTATTGCCAAAGCAATGTCTCCCGGGATTAATGATCCCGGTACCGCGGTAAATGCTATCGATTATTTAACCGAATTACTGGCCCTTAGAATGCTAAAAAAGGATTCGAGTATTATAAACCGCAACGATAAGTGCCTTTTAAAATTGAATACCGTAGATTTTAAAGATTTACTCTATAATATACTGGTAACCATTAGAACCTACTGCTCACACGATCTAATTATCATTCAAAAAATTGGCGTGATGTTCCACTATTTACTTCAGCAAGAACAAAAAGAAGATTACTATAAAGATATAATTCTTTCCGAAGCTAAGTGCTTTTTCAGTAGTGCTTTGGAAGCCGTAGAAACTAAAAATGATATCGAAACGATAAAGAATTATGCTGAAAACTTAAAAATTAAGCTGAAAACCGACTAA
- a CDS encoding sensor histidine kinase — protein sequence MLNKYFLIICFLLAFSVNASEDDTLFVKGVYSQHIVDFFQRFEDCKAESKEEIIQHFNKGEFQDMAPSRIVNLGFTSCLNYFSLKVTNDQAFAEDYYWSFYNDGILFTLYELKNGRLIEIGETSVAQKLEERPTPIRCLSFKVEMQAFETKTLILKTKLQGHSNLYFPTDFTTVEDILIYEANNSFLLGRYFGYFTFTALFNLFLFILIRRKLYGFMFGYILSMMAFNAIEYMYDVHLVPDFLHRFWTHFPKMFFVLLSSYFHTKVFQYFTAHKEHFPKWNSILNLINNFILFILILFVVIKIVIPQNTAFFDQYRLLLFLLFLINLTVLVINLFYSIYKKNKQSVYYICCNFLLILSLLFYITNTFQVGGATIYMPPGNIINSVAFEILSLTIAFLLNYRKELNEMNQNLAAAKLKSEKLSEELIEVQENERQIIARNLHDGLGNTMNALRLLLEAPYKNEKQITGIFNLAKDQFRNLIYQISPKEIEKIGLYTTIQQDLELFKNTSIAVNLTLLGDDHTIENIKAVNIYRIFQELISNIIKHSKATIVDITLNCDESTCSLQIEDNGIGLKKENTNGMGIKNIKSRVSYHQGIFHIENTGKGMISIIEIPI from the coding sequence GTGCTAAACAAGTATTTTCTTATTATTTGCTTTCTTCTCGCATTTTCTGTAAATGCTTCAGAAGACGATACACTTTTTGTAAAAGGAGTGTACTCACAGCATATTGTTGACTTTTTCCAAAGATTTGAGGACTGCAAGGCAGAATCTAAAGAAGAAATAATTCAGCATTTCAACAAAGGAGAATTCCAGGATATGGCTCCTAGCCGAATCGTAAATCTAGGGTTTACCAGTTGCTTAAATTATTTTTCATTAAAGGTTACAAACGATCAGGCTTTCGCAGAGGACTATTATTGGAGCTTTTATAATGACGGAATTTTATTCACTTTATACGAATTGAAAAATGGCCGGCTCATAGAAATTGGAGAAACCTCTGTAGCTCAAAAACTTGAAGAAAGACCAACGCCAATTCGATGTCTTTCTTTTAAGGTTGAAATGCAAGCTTTCGAGACCAAAACTTTGATTTTAAAAACTAAATTACAGGGACACTCTAATTTATATTTTCCTACAGATTTTACTACGGTGGAAGATATTCTTATTTATGAGGCTAATAATTCATTCCTTTTAGGCCGGTACTTTGGCTACTTTACTTTCACCGCTTTATTCAATCTATTCCTGTTTATCCTTATACGAAGAAAACTGTATGGTTTTATGTTTGGCTATATTTTAAGCATGATGGCCTTTAATGCCATAGAATATATGTACGATGTGCATTTGGTTCCCGATTTTCTTCATCGCTTTTGGACACACTTCCCAAAAATGTTTTTTGTGCTGCTATCGTCATATTTTCACACAAAAGTATTTCAATACTTTACCGCTCACAAAGAGCATTTCCCAAAATGGAATTCGATATTAAACCTTATCAATAATTTCATCTTGTTTATTCTTATTCTTTTTGTAGTGATCAAGATCGTTATTCCGCAAAACACCGCTTTTTTTGACCAATATCGGCTTTTGCTATTTCTTTTATTTTTAATCAATTTAACGGTATTGGTGATCAACCTGTTTTATTCGATTTACAAAAAGAATAAACAATCCGTTTACTACATCTGCTGTAACTTTTTACTTATTCTTTCGCTACTTTTTTATATCACCAATACTTTTCAGGTAGGGGGCGCAACCATTTACATGCCACCAGGGAACATCATTAACAGCGTTGCTTTTGAAATTTTAAGTTTAACGATTGCTTTCTTATTGAATTATAGAAAAGAGCTTAATGAAATGAACCAAAATCTAGCCGCTGCTAAATTAAAAAGTGAAAAACTAAGCGAAGAACTCATTGAAGTACAGGAAAATGAACGCCAGATCATTGCAAGAAATCTTCATGACGGATTAGGAAATACTATGAATGCCTTGCGTCTTTTACTGGAAGCTCCCTATAAGAATGAAAAGCAAATTACAGGAATATTCAATCTTGCAAAAGACCAGTTTCGCAATTTAATCTACCAAATATCACCTAAAGAAATAGAAAAAATTGGTTTATACACAACTATTCAGCAGGACTTAGAGCTTTTTAAGAATACTTCAATAGCAGTGAATCTTACCCTATTGGGAGACGACCATACCATAGAAAACATTAAAGCGGTTAATATCTATCGAATCTTTCAGGAGCTTATTTCCAATATCATAAAACATTCGAAGGCAACGATTGTTGACATTACCCTAAATTGTGATGAAAGTACCTGCAGCCTTCAGATAGAAGATAATGGTATAGGCTTAAAAAAAGAAAACACTAATGGTATGGGAATAAAAAATATAAAATCCAGGGTTTCTTATCACCAAGGAATATTTCATATAGAGAATACCGGGAAAGGCATGATAAGTATCATCGAAATACCTATTTAA
- a CDS encoding Hsp20/alpha crystallin family protein: MSLIKRNENWLPSVFDDMFKTDWLGGTTNVNNIGTRIPAVNIHESDENFIVEVAAPGKSKEDFKIELDNDVLTISAEEKLEKETSEKSGKYTRKEFSYSTFKRAFSLPETVDNSKISANYNNGVLEIALPKKEEAKVQAKRMIEIS, from the coding sequence ATGAGTCTAATTAAGAGAAATGAAAACTGGTTGCCATCTGTATTTGACGATATGTTTAAAACAGATTGGTTAGGAGGAACTACAAACGTGAATAATATAGGAACAAGGATTCCAGCGGTTAATATTCACGAATCAGACGAGAATTTTATCGTTGAAGTTGCAGCTCCTGGAAAATCCAAAGAAGATTTTAAGATTGAATTGGATAACGATGTATTAACCATTTCAGCTGAAGAAAAATTAGAAAAAGAAACTTCAGAAAAAAGCGGAAAATATACTCGTAAAGAATTTAGCTATAGTACTTTTAAAAGAGCATTTAGTTTACCTGAAACAGTAGATAATTCTAAAATTTCTGCGAATTACAATAACGGGGTTTTAGAAATTGCACTTCCAAAAAAGGAAGAAGCTAAAGTGCAGGCTAAAAGAATGATAGAAATATCTTAA
- a CDS encoding response regulator transcription factor encodes MKAIKIVLVDDHSLFTEGLMQILDAIDDLQVIATFRDGETMLKSDEIHKADVLLLDINLPGNSGISIAEKMKPYFASLKIICLSMLFEKNILDKLKFIGVAGYLPKFVHTNELIEAIRKVRIGETAFYEEHTKAVSNIKIWTSDFKLTNRELEILQLIKDGKSTKEISEILHRSQFTIETHRKNMIRKLNLKNSSGLLHFAMKNLTS; translated from the coding sequence ATGAAAGCAATAAAAATCGTACTGGTTGATGATCATTCCTTATTTACAGAAGGACTCATGCAAATTTTAGACGCTATCGACGATTTACAGGTTATCGCCACATTTAGGGATGGGGAAACCATGCTGAAAAGCGACGAAATCCATAAAGCCGATGTGCTGTTACTCGATATAAATCTGCCTGGGAATTCTGGAATTAGTATTGCTGAAAAAATGAAGCCTTATTTCGCTTCTCTAAAAATCATCTGTTTATCTATGCTTTTTGAAAAAAACATTCTGGATAAACTTAAATTTATAGGTGTTGCTGGTTATCTGCCAAAATTTGTCCATACTAACGAGCTTATTGAAGCCATAAGAAAAGTAAGGATTGGAGAGACTGCTTTTTATGAAGAACACACAAAAGCGGTAAGCAATATTAAAATATGGACCAGCGATTTTAAATTGACTAATCGGGAGTTAGAAATCCTTCAATTAATTAAAGATGGAAAAAGCACCAAGGAAATTTCGGAAATCCTGCACCGTAGCCAGTTTACTATCGAAACCCATCGTAAAAACATGATTAGAAAACTAAACCTTAAAAATTCAAGCGGACTTCTTCATTTTGCCATGAAAAATCTTACCTCTTAA